The following is a genomic window from Nguyenibacter vanlangensis.
GCCGAGGACAGCCCGGGCGAACCGCGCGGCCATTACAGCGGCGAGGAACTCTATGTCGCGCTGCGCCGGGACCTGATCAGCAACCGCACGCCCGGCGGTACGATCCTTCAGGAAAGCGATATCGCCCACCGCTACGACGTCAGCCGGACCCCCGTGCGCGAGGCGCTGCAGAGGCTGCACCAGGACAATCTGATCGAGCGCAAGGGCCGGTTCTACATGGTGGTCCAGCCGCATGTGGACCGGATCCGGGAGCTGTATGAATTCCGCGAGGCGATCGAGGCGAGTACCGTGGTGCTGTGCTGCCGCCGCGCCAGCGATGCGGACCTGGCGCACATCGTCCATCTGGTGGACGAGCAGTACAGGGCCGCCGGCGAAAAGCGGTTCCATGATTATGAACGGTTCGACGCCCTGTTTCATGTCGCGATCGCCAAGGGCGGCGACAACAGGCTGCTGGCCCGCCAGTTGGAAGTCAGCTACGACCAGATCTGGTTTTCCCGGGTGGGGCATCTGATTTCGATCCCGGAATATTCCGTCGATGCCACGATCGCGGGGCATCGCCGCATCGTCGATGCCCTGGTCCGGCGCGACGAGGGCGTTGCCAGGGCCGAGATGATCAGCCACCTGCGCAGCGCGATCGAACTGACCGAACGTGCCTCGCCACGCAGCAAGCGCGCGGGGAAGCGACGCGCATCGTGATCGTCGGGTTTCTGCCGAGAGCATCCGCGCGGTTCCAGCCTGGCCGTCACGGTTCGATCCGGTCGGCGGCGGGCGGGACGCCGAATTCGTCGCGATAGGCGCGCGAGAAGCCCGATCGGCTTTCGAAGCCCGTCGCGGCGGCGATTTCGGTCACCGGCAGGTCGGTCTCGCGCAATATCGTGCGTGCCCTGGCCAGGCGCAGCTTGCGGTGATGCGCCGCCATTCCCCAGCCGAACGCGTGATGGAACACCCGCTCCAGGTGCCGTTCGGAGCAGTGGGCGATCGCGGTCAGTTCCCCGACGCCCAGGCGGCGGTCGGTCGTCTGCTCCATCAGCGCGACCACCCGCGCCAGCCGCCGATTATGGGCGGGCGACCGCCCGCGCTGCGGCGCCTTCTGCGCCGCGTCGGGCCGGCGGATGACCGTATGGATGCATTGTTCCGACACCCGGCGCGCGAAACCGGCGCCCCGCGCGGCGGCGATACGCGCCAGCATCAGGTCGATCGATGCCGTTCCCCCCGCGCCGGTGAAGATGCCGCCATGATCCTCGAACAATTCGTCTGACGCACGCCAGTCCGGAAATGCCTCGACGAAGGCCGGCCGTGCCTCCCAATGCATCGTCATCGGCGTGTCTTGCCCCAGCCCGGCCCGCGCCAGCAGGAAGGCGCCGGTATCGATCCCGCCCATCTGGACGCCGCGCCGGGCCAGGACGCGCAGTGCCCGGTCGTGCGCGCGCGCCAGCCCCGCCAGCGGCGAGAACCCGGCGCAGACCACCAGCCAGTCCAGGGCCGGCGCGTCGGCGCGGGCCGCGTCCGCCAGCGACCGCGCCGCCTCGATCCGCATCGCGTTGGACGCCACGGCGGGCCGGCCATCGAGCGAGAGAACGTCCCATTGATAGAGCGCCTGCCCGGCCAGCCGGTTGGCCACGCGCAACGGTTCCGCCGCGCAGAGAAACCCCAGCGCGGAAAAGCGGGGAACCAGCAGGAAACCGACGCGGCACGTCATGGAGCGTGACGATATCCGACCGAAACCGCAACGCAAAGGGCGGGAACGGTCACGCACGCGCCTCGCGCCGCGCGCGACACTCGCTTCGGGACGGACAGGATGCCTGTCCGTCGGCACGAGGGCGAACCTGCATGAAAACCAGCCTGTTCATCACCTGCGCGGTCACGGGGGCCGGGGACACGGCGGCCAGCCATCCCGGGTTGCCGATCACGCCGAAACAGATCGCCGCCGCCGCGATCGACGCGGCCAAGGCAGGGGCCGCCGTGGCGCATATCCATGTGCGCGATCCCGAAACGGGCAAGGCGGCGCGCGACATTGCATTATACCGCGAGGTCGTCGAGCGCATCCGCGACGCCGATACCGACGTGATCATCAACCTGACCGCCGGCATGGGCGGAGACCTGGTGCTGGGCGGCGGCGAGTCCCCGCTGCCGCCCGACGCCACGGGGACGGACATGGCCGGCCCGACCGAACGCCTGGCGCACGTGGCCGAACTGCTGCCCGAAATCTGCACGCTGGATTGCGGGACGATGAATTTCTCGCTGGGCGACTACGTCATGGTCAATACGCCGTCGATCCTGCGGGACATGGCGCGGCAGGTCCGGGCGCTGGGCGTGCGGCCGGAACTGGAAGTGTTCGATACCGGCCATCTGGTGTTCGTGAAACAGATGTTCAGGGAAGGATTGCTGGACGCGCCGCTGATGATCCAGCTCTGCATGGGTGTGCCCTATGGCGCGCCCAACGACCTGCTGACCCTGCATGCCATGGTCAATGCGCTGCCGGCGGACTGCGTCTACAGCATGTTTTCGCTCGGCCGCTTCCAACTGCCTTATGTCGGGCTGGCGCCGATGGTCGGCGCGAACATCCGGGTGGGGCTGGAGGACAATCTCTATCTCTCGCGCGGCGAACTGGCCAGCAATGCGCAGCTTGTCGACCGGGCGGCGACGATCCTGGGCGCGATGAATGTCGAGATCCTGGGACCGCAGGCGGTGCGCGGGCTGCTCGGGCTGACGAAACGGGGATGATGCGATGAGCGGACAGGATATGAACGGACAGGATTTTGGCCCGAAACGCTGCGGGCTGGTCGGCGGCGGCGTGATCGGCGCCGGCTGGGCCGCGCGCTTCGTGCTGAACGGACGCGACGCCGTCCTTTATGATCCCAGCCCGGACGCCCGTGCCCGCGCCGAAGCCGTTCTGGGCATGGCACGCGCGGCCTGGGCCGGGCTGCTGCCCGGCGCCCTGCCGCCGGAAGGACGGCTGCATATCGCCGCGACGCTGGAAGAGGCGTTGGAGGGCGCCGATTTCGTCCAGGAAAGCCTGCCGGAAATCCAGACGCTGAAATGCGACGTGCTGGAGCGGATCGACGCCCTGCTGCCCGCCGCCGTGCCGATCGCCTCGTCGACCTCCGGACTGTTGCCCACGCGGCTGCAGGCGCGGCTGCGCCATCCCGAACGCTTCGTGGTCGGTCATCCGTTCAACCCCGTCTATCTGCTGCCGCTTGTGGAAATCTGCGGCGGCGCGCGGACGTCGGAGGACACCAAGGCCAGGGTCGCGGCCTTCTATCGCGCCATCGGCATGCAGGTCCTGCATGTGCGCAAGGAAGTGGACGGTTTCATAGCCGACCGTCTGCTCGAAGCGCTGTGGCGCGAGGGGCTGTGGCTGATCGAGGAGGGCGTCGCGACGACGGCGGAACTGGACGACGCGATCCGGTACGGCGCCGGGTTGCGCTGGTCCTTCATGGGGACGTTCCTGACCTATCGCCTGGCCGGCGGCGATGCGGGGATGCGGCATTTCCTGGCCCAGTTCGGGCCGGCGCTGCAACTGCCCTGGACCAGGCTGGTCGCCCCCGAACTGACCGACGCGCTGATCGACCGCATCGCCGGCCAGTCGGACGAGCAGGCGGGCGGCATGACGGTTCGCGCATTGGAGCGCCTGCGCGACGAGGCGCTGGTCAAGGTCATCCGCGCGCTGGCGACCGTCGGTCCGCAGGGTTATGCGGCGGGCGCAACGCTGAACCGTTTCGCCGCCCGCCGCGCGGACGATGCGCAGGGCGGCCAGCCGGGGGCGGACGGCATACCGGCAAGCTGGCACGGCGTCGTGCCGCCGGAATGGATCGATTATAACGGCCATATGACCGAACACCGGTATCTTCAGGTGTTCGGCGAGGCGACCGACCACATCCTGGACGCCATCGGCGCCGGCCCGGACCATGTCGCGGCCGGACAGAGTTTCTACACCGTCGAGACCCATCTCCGGCATCTGGGCCAGGCGCTTTGCGGCATGGCGATCATGGTCCGGACGCGCGTCCTGGACGCCGACGGCAAGCGGCTGCATCTGTTCCACGAGCTGACCGCGGCGGGTGACGACGCGCCCCTGGCCACGGCGGAACAGATGCTGATCCATGTCGATACGGCGCGCGCACGGAGCGCGCCGATCCCGCAGGCCGTCGCCGGCGCCATCGCCGCGCTGCGGACGGCGCACAGCGCGTTGCCGGTCCCCGAGGGGGCCGGACGCGCCATCGCCATGCCGCGCCGGTCATGAGCCGGGCGAGCCTGGTCCGTGCCGCGCTGGCGGTCGCGGGGATGGCCCCGGGGATGGCCACGGCGATGCTGGCCGTCCCCACGGCGGCGCCCCGTGCCGAAACGCCGGCGCAGTTCGACGATGCCCGGCGGACCGTTTCGCTGCCGGACGGGATCGACCTGGCCTTCATCGCCATCGGGCCGGAGGACGGGCGGCCCGTGATCCTGGTCCATGGCTATACCGACAGCGCGCGGGACTGGTTTCCCGCCCTTTGGGCCTTCTCGCCGCGCGACCGGCTGATCATCGTCGACCTGCGGGGGCATGGACGCTCTTCCAAGCCCGGCTGCTGCTACGCCCTGGTCGATTTCGCCTGGGATATCCGCCTGCTGATGGATCATCTCGGCCTGAAGCGGGCCGACCTGGTCGGTCATTCGCTGGGCAGCCTGATCGTGCAGGTCTTTGCCGAAAACTGGCCCGACCGCGTGAAGCATGTCGTGCTGGTCTCCTCGACCGGCGGGCCGGCCGCCGCGCCCACCCCGCGTGAGCGGGCCGAGCGCAGGGCCGCCTTCGATTTCCGCACCCCCATCAGCCGGCTGCGCGACCCGATCGATCCGGATTCCGCCTTCATGCGCGCCTGGTGGTCGTCTCCGACGCCGGTCGATCCCGATTTCATCCGGCGCCAGCGCGTGGATTCGGCGCATATCCCCGCCGCCGTCTGGCTTGCCGTGCTGGATCAGGGCCTGACCGGATTCGATCCGCAGCCCGGCCTGGCCCGGCTGAAAGCGGCCTGCCTGCTGATCTGGGGCGAAAAGGACCCGATCATGCCGCCGGAGGTCCGCCGCACCCTGATCGCCGCCCTGCCGGGCGCGCAGGTGGCCATTTATCCCGGACTCGGCCACAATCCGTTCTGGGAACAGCCGCGCGCGGTCGTGGGACGGATCGATCGGTTTCTGGACGGCCCCTGAAGAAACCGGATCGATCACCCCCCGGGCCGCCGCCCCAGCATTGCCGCCACCGCCGGGCGCCCCGGGCGACCGTCACGCGTGACGACGTCATCGAGCCATCCGGACCATGCGGCCGGATGATCGCGCAGCCAGCGCCAGGCGACGATGGACGGGTCGATGCGGTCGCGCTGGATCGCCTGCATCATCGTGTTTTCGTCCTGGATGGTAAAATGGATGCGCGACAGCAGGCGGACCGCGTTCGGGCAGGCTGCGCCGTAGCCGGCGCGGATCACGGTATGGACCGAGGCGCCGCCATCCGGCCCGAACACGGACTCGCCCCCGGTCAGATAGCGGATCGGAAAGCGCATGTTCATCGGATGCGGCTCCCAGCCCAGGAACAGGATCGGCCGGCGGCTCTGCACGTCGCGGTCGAGTTGCGACAGCATGCCCTGTTCGCTGCTTTCGACCAGGCGGAAACGGCCCAGATTGAACTGGTTGCCGCGGATTATGGCCAGGACGAGCGCGTTTCCGTCATTGCCCGCTTCCAGCCCGAAAATCATGTAGCCCAGCCGCCGGCCCCAGGCGGCGATATCCTTGTAATCGCGCAATCCGGCGTTCCAGACATAATCGGGCACCGCCAGCGTGTAATGCGCGCCGGACAGATTGGTCGCGATGCGCTGCACGCTGCCATCGGCCAGAAAGGGTGCGATCGCGAGATGGCCGGACGGTTCCCAATTGCTCAGGAACACGTCGACCCGCCGGTCGCGCATGGCGATATAGGTCATCGTCAGCGTCAGCATCGGGGCCTGCGGCCGGTACCCCAACGCATCGAACAGCCGCACGGCGACGGCTGTGACGGCTTCGGCGTCCGTCCAGCCGACGTCGGAAAGGCGGATCGGCACGCAGGACGGGGCGTCGGCGACCGGGTTGGCGGCGACTGGGTTGGCGGCGGGGGGCGCGGCCGGTGCCGCGGGCGCCGGGGCACACAGGAGCGCCAGGCCGGCCAGCAGGGCGCGTGCCGCCCGCATCAGCTTTGTCCGTCCGCCGGGTCCGGCCGGACCGGCGCCGGAAAACGCGCGCGCCGTTCGAGGATTTCCAGGTCCATGTGGCTGCGGATATAGAGCATGCGCGCATCGCGCGTGGGCTGATGGTCCCAGGCGGGCGGCGCGCCCTGGCGCAGTGCCTCGGCCACCAGCCGGCGGCGGCGCTGCGACATGAGCACATCGGCATGCAACCCCGCCAGGTCCCATCGCCGTCCGATTTCGGCCAGGAAGGCGTCGCACAGCGCGCGATGCGCCGGATCGGCCGCCAGGTTGCGGATTTCGCGCGGATCGGCCCGAAGATCGTACAATTGATCCGGATCGGCCGGACAATGCACGAATTTCCACTGCCCGCGCCGGATCATGACGATCGGGGCGATCGCGCCCTCGGCGGTATATTCGCCCAGCGCCAGCCCGTCATCATCATGGCCCGTGCAATAGGGCAGCAGCGACCGGCCCTCGCCGGGCAGGAGATCGGACCGGTCCGCCAGATCGCACAGCGTGGGCAGCAGGTCGACCAGGGACACGCAGGCCCGCACCCGGCGGGGGGCGAAACGGTCCGGCGCGCTGACGATCATCGGGATGCGGCAGGAATCGTCGAAGAAACTCATTTTGTACCATTGGCCGCGTTCGCCCAGCATTTCGCCGTGATCGGCAATCACGATCACGATCGTATCGCGGTCCAGTCCGGTATCGCGCAGCGTGCCGAGAATCCGGCCGAACGCATCGTCGACGAAGGAGCAGGCGCCGTAATAGGCGCGGCGCGCGGCGCGGACCTGCGCCTCGGTCACCGGCTGCAGCGCCATGCCGTTGACATGATGCAGCCGGGCGGCATGCGGGTCGCCGGCCTGCGCCGGGACGGCGGGCATGTCGATTTCGGCGTCGCTATACCGGCTCCACCAGGGATCGGGGATGGTGAACGGGTCGTGCGGATGAGTCAGCGAAACCACCATGGCGAAGGGCCTGCGATCGGGATCGCGCGCCAGGTCGTACAGTTTCTGCCGGGCGCTGAACGTGACCTCTTCGTCGAAATCGATCTGGTTGGTGCGCACGCACCGCCCGGCCTCGGTTACCGAATTCATGGTGTGGTACCATTCCGGCCGCTCGTCGAAACGCGTCCAGTCCGGGGTCCAGTTGAAGTCGGCGGGATAGATGTCGGTCGTCAGCCGGGTTTCGAAGCCGTGCAACTGGTCGGGGCCGCAAAAATGCATCTTGCCGGCCAGGATGGTCTCGTAACCCGCCAGGCGCAGATGATGGGCGAAGGTCGGCGTCTGGGACGGGAATTCGGCGGCGTTGTCATAGGCCCCGATCCGCGACGCCAGCCGGCCGCTCATGAAGACCGCGCGGGACGGCGCGCACAGGGGGACGTTGCAATAGGCGTTTTCGAACACGACGCCGCCGGCCGCCAGCGCGTCCAGATGCGGCGTCTTCGCCACCCTGCCGCCATAGGCGGACAGGGCGGCGGCCTTCAACTGGTCTGCCATCAGGATCAGGATATCGGGACGTTCGCGCATGACCAGAGTGCTCCGCCTCTTCCGATACCGGCGCGAACGGGATCAGGCGCGATCCGTCCGGCCCGGCAATTGCCGCCCATGACGGCACAGTGGATCAGAATCCCGCGCGGATGGTGCCGAAAAACTGACGCGGCGCGCCGACCAGGAAGGATTGGTAATCGCCGGTCATCGGCAGTCCGTTCTCGCCCATCGTGGAGATGTATTTGACGTTGGTCAGGTTGTAGACATTGAATTCGAACGTCAGGTCCCTGGCGACGCCGTATCCCCTGCCCAGATGATAGCGCGCGCCCAGGGATTCCAGCCAGTAATGGGGGACCTTCATGTCGCCCGTATAGCTGAAATTCCTGGTTCCCATATAGGTCGTGTCGAAATGCGCATCGAAGTCGCGCCAGGCGTAGGACAGGCTGTTCTTGTACATCAGCCGCGGATAGGACACGACCTGCTGACCCTTGAGGTGATAGACGATGCCGGGCTCGGCCAGGTTGTCGTCGTAGGTGGCGTGGTTGTAGCTGACGCTGTTATAGATCGACAGCCCCCGGAGCGGCGTTACGATCAGGCCCGCATCGATGCCGTTCATGGTCACGCCGCCGACATTCGCCACGGTGGAGACCGGATTGACGATCGTGCCGGACGTGATCTGTTGCAGGCGATTCTTGAAATCCGTGTGATAGGCATAGAGCGACGCCTGCACGAGCCGGTCGGTGAAACGATAGCCGACGGCGTAGTTCCAGTCGGTTTCCGGCTTCAGCCCGCCCTGTTTCTGGAGCTGGTCGAAGGTGCTCTGGCTCAGCGCGAAGGGCGACGCCCCCTGCTTGTAGGCGGCGATCGGATAGGATTTCACATTTTCGGTGATATCGAAGAACGCTTCGTGCTGCCTGAGGAAATGCCAGTCCGCGCTGATATGGGGCAGGAATGCTTTGGCGGTCGTGATCGAACCGGAGGCGAGCGCGTTGGTGCCGGTATAGGATTGGAGATTCTGCGTGTCGCCCGCCCGCGCCGTCTGCAACAGGGCGCGGAAGCCGAAATGCAGCGCCAGGTTGGACAGCGGGCTGTAGGTGTCCTCGGCGAAGCCGGTGAAGCTGTTGGAGTTGATCTGTTCCCGCCAGAGTCGCGCGAACGGCGCGGGCAGCGACCCCAGCGAGTTGACGGGCGATCCCTGCCCCAGCAACGGTTCCTGGAATGCCCAGCGGCCGATATCGGTGTGGAGCCCTTCGTACCAGATGCCGGTGCTGATGTGATTATGCGCGACATCATAATGCAGGGCGGTGGTGAAGCCGCCGCGCTGGCTGTGCTGGAGCGTCATCTGGTCGAACAGCGGCGCCCCGTTGGGCGAGGACATATAGGGGCTGGCCCAGGTGCCGCGCATATATTGTCCGTGCCCGTATATGACGCTGTCCCAGCTCAGCCGGTCCGTCAGCAGGAAATGGAAATTCATGCCGCCGAGATAGTCGCGCTCGAGCGTCGCGCCGTCATAATAGGATGCGTCCCACGGATCGGACATTTTCGTATAACCCGGCGGCAGCGCGCCGCCCGGAAGGCCGTTCAGCGACAGCGCGGAACGATAGGCCTTGGCATAGCCGTTCGGCGTTCCGATGAAATTGTCTATGTCATATCCGCCGTTCTTCAGCATGTCGAAGGACATGTCCTGGTAATTGTAGAGTTCGAAATCGGTCCAGTCGAAATAGGCCGAGACCGAGCTGGATTCTCCGACCGGCTGGACGAACTTGGCGTTGACCTGCTGCGAGAACTGATTGGCGCCGCCTTTCCATTTATCCATGTCGTTGCGCAGATAGGACATGTAGAAACGCGATCCCTGGGCGTCGAGATCGCCGGAATCTCCGCGCAGATAGGTATGGAACGTATTGTTGCTGCCGAAGGTCTGGACGATCTTCGCGCCCATCTTGTGGCTGGGGTCGGAGGAATGGAACGCCACCGCGCCACCGAGATTGCTGGTCGATGCGGTATCTTCCGCCCCCGCGCTCATCGTCGCTTCCATGCGCGCGACATTTTCGGAACTGATGGCCGCCACCGAATTCAGGCCGTTCATGCTGTGGAATTCCTGATCACCCAGCGGAATTCCGTCCAGCGTCATGCCGATCTGATTCTGGAAGAATCCGTGCATGTAAAACTGGTTGGACCAGGTATCCAGCCCCTGGGGGTCGTCGGACTGGAACATCACGCCCGGCATCTGGGCGAGCACTTTCAGCGGATTGGTGCCCGGCACGGATTTCGCGATCAGGTCCTGCCCCACCACGACCGATGTCGCCCGCGCCTTGCGCAATCCCACCACGCTGAATGTTTCGGGCCGCGCGGCGACGATGCGGCGCGCAGGCCGCGTACCCCGGTCCATACGGTGCGACGATGCTGCGGGATGCGCGGTATCGGCCTTGTGCCTCTTCGCGGCCCAGGCCACATGCGATGACGTTGCCAGGAGCAACGTATAGAATGCCGGGAGAATCCTGATCTTTTTCATCGAAATCGTTCCTGTGTTCAAGACCGGAATCCGATCATGCGCGCGCTCCATTGGATCGATACCGTACCGACGATCTGGAAAGGGATGATGAGATTGCAGACGATTCCCGACAGCGGCCTGAGCCGTTCCGATATCGATCAAGTTGCGGGAAATCGGGGCGGGAGCGGATTGCGCGATATCCTTCCGAGCTGAAATATGACGATCGGCGAGGCCTGGCGCCCGCTGCGAGACATCGTGCCGCCGGCGCCGGCACCAATATGATGCGAATACGCAACGATATTCCTGAAGCACATCTCAGGGGAGAGGAGATCACGCAAGCGATCCCATTGCTAGAACGGATGCGTCATCCGTTCACGCATATGGTGTCGCAAACCTACAAATCGGACGGGATATCAGAATCTCGTGCTGATCGTCCCGAAATACTGCCTGGGCGCGCCGACGAGCACGGATTGGTAATCCCCGGACAGCGGGTTGCCGTTCTCGCCCATCTGCGAGACATAGGATGAATTGAACAGGTTGTAGACGTTGAAATCCACGGTGATATTCTTCAGGAACCGATAATCGCCGAAACGGTATCGTGCCCCCAGCGACGCCATCCAGAATCCTGGCACCGACATGTCGCCGACATAGCTGAAATTCCGCCGCGACGTATAGGCGGCGTCGAAATGGATTTGCGCGTCATGGAAATTGTACGTCACGTTGGATTTGTACATGACGCGCGGATAATTGACGACCTGCTGCCCCTTGAGGAAGTAGGTCGTGCCCTGGGTGGTGATATTGTTGTCGTAGACGGCATGGTTGTAGCTGACGCTGTTGGTGATCGCCAGCCCGCGCAGCGGCGTCAGCGTCAGGGCGGCATCCAGGCCGTTCATCGTGACGCCGCCGACATTGATCACGGTGGAGATCGGCTGGATGATCGTTCCCGCCGTCAGGGACTGCAGCCGGTTGGAAAAATCCACGTGATAGAGATTGAGCGACCCCTGCAGCAGACGGCCGGAATAGCGATAGCCCAGGTCATAGACCCAGTCGGTTTCGGGCTGGATCGTGCGCTTCAGCGCCTCGAAGGTCTGCTGGCTGGAGACGCCCCAGGCCGAGCCCAACTGATAGCCGCTCATGCCGTAGCCGCGCATGTTCTTCGTGATGTCGAGATAGAGTTCGTGATGCCGCAGAAAATGCCAGTCGGCCCTGAAGTCCGGCAGGAATCCGTTGGCGGCGGTCAGCGTTCCATAGGGCAATGTCTCCTGTCCGTTATAGGCGACGTCATTGGCCACGCCGCCGCCCCGCGTCGTTACCACCAGCGAGCGGAAGCCGAGATTGAACACCAGGTTGCGGGTCGGACGGATCGTATCCTGCAGGTGCGTCTGCACCGTATTGGACCAGTAATCCATGCCCCAGTTCTCCTGGAACGGGGTGCCGAAGCGGCCATTGACGGCATCCAGCGGTTCCCCCTGCCCCAGGAGCGGTTCGGGGTACTGGAATTCGTCCGAGATATAATGATCGTTTTCGTACCAGAGTCCGCCTTCGATCCTGTTGATGCCGAGCTGATAG
Proteins encoded in this region:
- a CDS encoding alpha/beta hydrolase, with product MSRASLVRAALAVAGMAPGMATAMLAVPTAAPRAETPAQFDDARRTVSLPDGIDLAFIAIGPEDGRPVILVHGYTDSARDWFPALWAFSPRDRLIIVDLRGHGRSSKPGCCYALVDFAWDIRLLMDHLGLKRADLVGHSLGSLIVQVFAENWPDRVKHVVLVSSTGGPAAAPTPRERAERRAAFDFRTPISRLRDPIDPDSAFMRAWWSSPTPVDPDFIRRQRVDSAHIPAAVWLAVLDQGLTGFDPQPGLARLKAACLLIWGEKDPIMPPEVRRTLIAALPGAQVAIYPGLGHNPFWEQPRAVVGRIDRFLDGP
- a CDS encoding 3-keto-5-aminohexanoate cleavage protein, with the protein product MKTSLFITCAVTGAGDTAASHPGLPITPKQIAAAAIDAAKAGAAVAHIHVRDPETGKAARDIALYREVVERIRDADTDVIINLTAGMGGDLVLGGGESPLPPDATGTDMAGPTERLAHVAELLPEICTLDCGTMNFSLGDYVMVNTPSILRDMARQVRALGVRPELEVFDTGHLVFVKQMFREGLLDAPLMIQLCMGVPYGAPNDLLTLHAMVNALPADCVYSMFSLGRFQLPYVGLAPMVGANIRVGLEDNLYLSRGELASNAQLVDRAATILGAMNVEILGPQAVRGLLGLTKRG
- the betC gene encoding choline-sulfatase — its product is MRERPDILILMADQLKAAALSAYGGRVAKTPHLDALAAGGVVFENAYCNVPLCAPSRAVFMSGRLASRIGAYDNAAEFPSQTPTFAHHLRLAGYETILAGKMHFCGPDQLHGFETRLTTDIYPADFNWTPDWTRFDERPEWYHTMNSVTEAGRCVRTNQIDFDEEVTFSARQKLYDLARDPDRRPFAMVVSLTHPHDPFTIPDPWWSRYSDAEIDMPAVPAQAGDPHAARLHHVNGMALQPVTEAQVRAARRAYYGACSFVDDAFGRILGTLRDTGLDRDTIVIVIADHGEMLGERGQWYKMSFFDDSCRIPMIVSAPDRFAPRRVRACVSLVDLLPTLCDLADRSDLLPGEGRSLLPYCTGHDDDGLALGEYTAEGAIAPIVMIRRGQWKFVHCPADPDQLYDLRADPREIRNLAADPAHRALCDAFLAEIGRRWDLAGLHADVLMSQRRRRLVAEALRQGAPPAWDHQPTRDARMLYIRSHMDLEILERRARFPAPVRPDPADGQS
- a CDS encoding helix-turn-helix domain-containing protein — translated: MTCRVGFLLVPRFSALGFLCAAEPLRVANRLAGQALYQWDVLSLDGRPAVASNAMRIEAARSLADAARADAPALDWLVVCAGFSPLAGLARAHDRALRVLARRGVQMGGIDTGAFLLARAGLGQDTPMTMHWEARPAFVEAFPDWRASDELFEDHGGIFTGAGGTASIDLMLARIAAARGAGFARRVSEQCIHTVIRRPDAAQKAPQRGRSPAHNRRLARVVALMEQTTDRRLGVGELTAIAHCSERHLERVFHHAFGWGMAAHHRKLRLARARTILRETDLPVTEIAAATGFESRSGFSRAYRDEFGVPPAADRIEP
- a CDS encoding glycine betaine ABC transporter substrate-binding protein, coding for MRAARALLAGLALLCAPAPAAPAAPPAANPVAANPVADAPSCVPIRLSDVGWTDAEAVTAVAVRLFDALGYRPQAPMLTLTMTYIAMRDRRVDVFLSNWEPSGHLAIAPFLADGSVQRIATNLSGAHYTLAVPDYVWNAGLRDYKDIAAWGRRLGYMIFGLEAGNDGNALVLAIIRGNQFNLGRFRLVESSEQGMLSQLDRDVQSRRPILFLGWEPHPMNMRFPIRYLTGGESVFGPDGGASVHTVIRAGYGAACPNAVRLLSRIHFTIQDENTMMQAIQRDRIDPSIVAWRWLRDHPAAWSGWLDDVVTRDGRPGRPAVAAMLGRRPGG
- a CDS encoding carnitine 3-dehydrogenase, which translates into the protein MSGQDMNGQDFGPKRCGLVGGGVIGAGWAARFVLNGRDAVLYDPSPDARARAEAVLGMARAAWAGLLPGALPPEGRLHIAATLEEALEGADFVQESLPEIQTLKCDVLERIDALLPAAVPIASSTSGLLPTRLQARLRHPERFVVGHPFNPVYLLPLVEICGGARTSEDTKARVAAFYRAIGMQVLHVRKEVDGFIADRLLEALWREGLWLIEEGVATTAELDDAIRYGAGLRWSFMGTFLTYRLAGGDAGMRHFLAQFGPALQLPWTRLVAPELTDALIDRIAGQSDEQAGGMTVRALERLRDEALVKVIRALATVGPQGYAAGATLNRFAARRADDAQGGQPGADGIPASWHGVVPPEWIDYNGHMTEHRYLQVFGEATDHILDAIGAGPDHVAAGQSFYTVETHLRHLGQALCGMAIMVRTRVLDADGKRLHLFHELTAAGDDAPLATAEQMLIHVDTARARSAPIPQAVAGAIAALRTAHSALPVPEGAGRAIAMPRRS
- a CDS encoding TonB-dependent receptor domain-containing protein yields the protein MKKIRILPAFYTLLLATSSHVAWAAKRHKADTAHPAASSHRMDRGTRPARRIVAARPETFSVVGLRKARATSVVVGQDLIAKSVPGTNPLKVLAQMPGVMFQSDDPQGLDTWSNQFYMHGFFQNQIGMTLDGIPLGDQEFHSMNGLNSVAAISSENVARMEATMSAGAEDTASTSNLGGAVAFHSSDPSHKMGAKIVQTFGSNNTFHTYLRGDSGDLDAQGSRFYMSYLRNDMDKWKGGANQFSQQVNAKFVQPVGESSSVSAYFDWTDFELYNYQDMSFDMLKNGGYDIDNFIGTPNGYAKAYRSALSLNGLPGGALPPGYTKMSDPWDASYYDGATLERDYLGGMNFHFLLTDRLSWDSVIYGHGQYMRGTWASPYMSSPNGAPLFDQMTLQHSQRGGFTTALHYDVAHNHISTGIWYEGLHTDIGRWAFQEPLLGQGSPVNSLGSLPAPFARLWREQINSNSFTGFAEDTYSPLSNLALHFGFRALLQTARAGDTQNLQSYTGTNALASGSITTAKAFLPHISADWHFLRQHEAFFDITENVKSYPIAAYKQGASPFALSQSTFDQLQKQGGLKPETDWNYAVGYRFTDRLVQASLYAYHTDFKNRLQQITSGTIVNPVSTVANVGGVTMNGIDAGLIVTPLRGLSIYNSVSYNHATYDDNLAEPGIVYHLKGQQVVSYPRLMYKNSLSYAWRDFDAHFDTTYMGTRNFSYTGDMKVPHYWLESLGARYHLGRGYGVARDLTFEFNVYNLTNVKYISTMGENGLPMTGDYQSFLVGAPRQFFGTIRAGF
- a CDS encoding GntR family transcriptional regulator, which encodes MKERHPPAPPAEDSPGEPRGHYSGEELYVALRRDLISNRTPGGTILQESDIAHRYDVSRTPVREALQRLHQDNLIERKGRFYMVVQPHVDRIRELYEFREAIEASTVVLCCRRASDADLAHIVHLVDEQYRAAGEKRFHDYERFDALFHVAIAKGGDNRLLARQLEVSYDQIWFSRVGHLISIPEYSVDATIAGHRRIVDALVRRDEGVARAEMISHLRSAIELTERASPRSKRAGKRRAS